In Bacteroidota bacterium, the sequence AGAAGTAAACCTGACCGTATCGCCAATGATATATCGCCATAAACCGGCATTGGTAGAAATAACCATTGCATAGTTTTTCCCAGTCTCTACTTCATCTAAGGTAAGGGTGCGGGGCTGGTCCTCACAAAAATGTTCCATGGGAATAAATTCATAGAATATCCCATAATCAAGCATCAGCAACATATCGTTGGTAGAAGGTTCATCCTGAATGGCAAAGAAACCTTCAGAAGCATTATAAGCTTCAACATAATGCATGTTTTCGGAAGGGATAAGTTTTTTAAACTGTTCTCGATAGGGTTCGAAACTAACACCTCCATGATTGAAAAGTTCAAGATTGGGCCATATTTCAAGAAGGTTATTTTTCCCTGTTACCTCAAGTATGTGTTTAATCAAAACCATGTTCCAGGAAGGGACTCCGGCAATATTGGTAATATTTTCCTTTAAGGTTGTCCGGGTAATTTTTTCAACTTTTTCTTCCCAATTTTCCAGCAAGGCGATATCTGCTTTGGGCGTTCGAATTAAATCAACCCAGAAAGGTACATTTTCAATCAGTATTGCAGACAAATCGCCATAATAGGATTGATTGCTGAAATTATTGATCTGGTGGCTTCCGCCCAGGGTAAGTCCTTTGCCGCTGAAAATTTTGGTATTGGGATAATTACGGGTGTATAGGGCTAGAATATCTTTGCCCCCCCTGAAATGACATCTTTCAAGAGCTTCTTTACTGACGGGAATAAATTTGCTTTTATCATTTGTAGTACC encodes:
- a CDS encoding GH3 auxin-responsive promoter family protein — its product is MRVLNSIINWINIKRNHEIELFRQYPSDVQREVLFEIIRQAAPTEWGKKYDYASIDSINTFQQRVPLQTYEEIKPYVNRLRDGEQNLLWPTEIKWFAKSSGTTNDKSKFIPVSKEALERCHFRGGKDILALYTRNYPNTKIFSGKGLTLGGSHQINNFSNQSYYGDLSAILIENVPFWVDLIRTPKADIALLENWEEKVEKITRTTLKENITNIAGVPSWNMVLIKHILEVTGKNNLLEIWPNLELFNHGGVSFEPYREQFKKLIPSENMHYVEAYNASEGFFAIQDEPSTNDMLLMLDYGIFYEFIPMEHFCEDQPRTLTLDEVETGKNYAMVISTNAGLWRYIIGDTVRFTSVYPHKIIITGRTHQYINAFGEEMMVNNADKALKIACEKTGALIKEYTAAPVFMNDKRNGAHEWLIEFEKEPKNLDYFTSLLDNALCSVNSDYEAKRYKNITLGKPIVRNMKSGTFYSWLSMKGKMGGQNKVPRLSNDRKYLEEILAINSK